The sequence GGTTGTATACTTTACTAATACCGGTCATCGATTCTTGGGCGTCAATTATATAATCGTAACCGCCCGCTGATTTTCCGGCGGCTACCGCCGCAAATATTGCTGCGCCGAGCGCGGGAGTTTGCTCGCTTCGGGATACTTTCATTGTACGATTCGTAATATCGGCGTATATCTGCATCAATAATTTATTTTTAACGGCGAGTCCTCCGCAATTTACTACTTCCTCTACATGAACGCCGTATTCTTCGAGTCTGTCGATAATTTTCAGAGCTCCGAATCCGGTAGCCTCAATTAACGCCCTGTAAATTTCTGGCGCGGTTGTATGGAGCGTCTGACCGATTAACAGACCCGTTAAACGGACGTCAACAAGAATTGTTCTGTTGCCGTTATTCCAGTCGAGAGCCAGGAGACCGCTTTCGCCCGGTTTTAGTTTATCCGCTTCTTCGCCGAGTATTTTGAATTTATCGTCGATTGTATTGCCGAATTTATCCGGCACGAGATTATTAACAAACCAGAGGAAAATGTCGCCTACGCCCGATTGACCCGCTTCGATGCCAAAGTAGTCTTCCATAACAGAGCCGTCGACAATGCCGCAAACCCCTTCGATGTCGTTCAAATTTTCGTTACACGGATGAATCATAATATCGCACGTGCTTGTGCCAATAATTTTTACAAGAGTGCCTTTTTTGATACCCGCTCCTACCGCTCCCATATGAGCATCGAACGCGCCTACGGCTATTGAAGTATTCGGACTAAGTCCGAGATTTTCAGCCCATTCGGGCGAAAGGCTGCCTATTTTTACATTCGAAGGATACGCCTTATCATAAAGCCTGTCTCGTAAATCTTCCAGACCAGGAGACAGTCTTTTCAAAAATTCTTTATCGGGCAAACCTCCCCACTGTTTGCTAAACATAGCTTTATGGCCAGCGGCGCAAACGCTTCTTTTGATTTCTTTCGGA comes from Melioribacter roseus P3M-2 and encodes:
- a CDS encoding ribulokinase; its protein translation is MAKYTIGLDFGTNSCRSLIVELGNGVELASFVFPYPTGENGVIVDHKNPELARQNAADYLKGIEVTIKEALRIAKEKNPEFKNEDVIGIGVDTTGSSPMPVDERGQPLSGYDKFKDNPNAYVWLWKDHTSYEEAAYITKVASEIRPQYLAKIGGVYSSEWFWSKILHCKNIDPEVFEAAYSWVEICDWIPAALAGNTNPKEIKRSVCAAGHKAMFSKQWGGLPDKEFLKRLSPGLEDLRDRLYDKAYPSNVKIGSLSPEWAENLGLSPNTSIAVGAFDAHMGAVGAGIKKGTLVKIIGTSTCDIMIHPCNENLNDIEGVCGIVDGSVMEDYFGIEAGQSGVGDIFLWFVNNLVPDKFGNTIDDKFKILGEEADKLKPGESGLLALDWNNGNRTILVDVRLTGLLIGQTLHTTAPEIYRALIEATGFGALKIIDRLEEYGVHVEEVVNCGGLAVKNKLLMQIYADITNRTMKVSRSEQTPALGAAIFAAVAAGKSAGGYDYIIDAQESMTGISKVYNPIPQNHEIYKQLYRLYSQLHDSFGAKDYKENLYNVMKDLLYIRDKVRSGE